AAAACTAAGATTTATCAAGCAAAGGGACTGTGAAAAAATCCACAGTCCCTTTTTTGTCTAAGTTGATAATTTTTAAGCGGCTAAGGCTGGATAGCGGTCAACAACCTTCTTCATGGGGTAGTAGAGTAAGGTCACGAGCACCGCAGTAACTGCTGCTGTGAACAAACTGGCTGGCATCCCTGTAGCCGCAATGGCCATGGCCGCTGCTAGGGAATTGCCTAGTAAGACTTGACGAAAAGTATACTTAATGAAAATCACAATGACCTTAGTGACACCCGCCACGATCCCAATGGTGGCTAAGCGGCCCATGGATAATTGTGAATGGAAGACTTTTCGGTAGAGTAAGGAGACTACGGCAATCACAATGAGGTTTTCCAGAACGGTAAAGATTGCTACTGAAGCGTAACCGTTAAGGACGTCATAGAGAAAGAGACCCGCGGCCGCTGCCAG
This genomic window from Aerococcus sp. Group 1 contains:
- a CDS encoding ECF transporter S component, whose protein sequence is MHKNNSLFEWVAMGMYAALIILAITFIHIPMPSAISKSFVHPGNALVVLGVLLMGEKRGTLAAAAGLFLYDVLNGYASVAIFTVLENLIVIAVVSLLYRKVFHSQLSMGRLATIGIVAGVTKVIVIFIKYTFRQVLLGNSLAAAMAIAATGMPASLFTAAVTAVLVTLLYYPMKKVVDRYPALAA